A stretch of Paludisphaera borealis DNA encodes these proteins:
- a CDS encoding c-type cytochrome, producing the protein MPATEETYYRQPTLHVIFAVSSVAMLLSIVWMIMADHLRPWKAVQRDFHRVEDRKLQAAEQEKLAIQKEKYQAEIDKVDQQIEQAKQGAIQRAADLKSVEYELKKLGGRTERLDTEKKFQKAELDSLRSLYDGMVERGEEREARAFLNSKVADAERKLLTLSRELETAQAEQKVKTDAKKKLEGGVEDLEKEKSRLTREVDRVARLKEQKENQYFGVLAWLRSLPGVDMAASPTKIQQISLPELTINYNFKEVPRYDRCTTCHQGIDRLGYQKDEKGEKMTPVFAAHPFLQEGATTIDPKGNVVKAGLYLDGNGPHPINDFGCTICHGGQGSGTDFTFASHTPANLKVAEEWKKEYGWQEIHHWDYPMQPQRFLESSCLKCHHDVTDVPQAKQLQAGYQRIVQYGCTGCHTIGGEGSFGPDLTEERQVGPNLGHVASKVSKDWIVKWIKNPHAFRPDSRMPRFYGVTNNGAAEDQPKNDAEIHAISHYLFAKSTPPGDFVDPPANPDPKHGKELFLQKGCLACHQHRPYKTAPEAEAEVQLRDRKAINPNYKLDPALTYDPTSFPKDVQQFAKADFGPNLSNIAAKFQSQPQGLKWLTNWIQSPERYHPKSLMPNLQLSLQDAADVASWIISTPGEWPVEVKTASIDSDEVKKGLDDLVKLYVTKGGYRKDGKNVAVALSEVDPFVEKLSTDDKLFFLGEKSISRLGCFGCHNIPGFENAKPIGTPLNDWGIKSPARLDFGHVNEYLQDQQKTVKGDRDGTDPFYQEQLGHETRMGFLYQKLHRPRSYDYLKKSEKYKSWDDRLRMPQFAWADDPKAVEEVMTFILGLTGEKINARYVARTKYDKAQIAKAEGAKVLNRFNCGGCHVLDMPKFEIPQGTTTAAAFPSFKTNLRSSYSARNTDFLPQLFPDLSYDPKKKLDDPNIEAELGVKPDDGAAATLEGMPTGQFENEVSIQLWKPVTIRGYTFNVGDTVTLDQTKIERKPGVGGDFAWLYSTHQAEKAGTPVEAFWNRLPPPLIREGLKAQTPWLSLFFKDPYAIRPATQLRMPRFHYGKDVAQASRETEQLADFFAARDAAEFPYQSIPQQQQSYIAEREKAHPDYLNAGWTIMANKGSPCLQCHAVGPFKPTGGDQVINGPDLRQVANRFRPGYLEQWLANPRRLLPYTAMPQNVVPHGPLQIPVPKSFEDQPLEMVRALRDTLLNYTNVIERQMAAGTNPPAAAPAAAAGTGTGATAAAKPAGSSE; encoded by the coding sequence ATGCCGGCAACCGAGGAAACGTACTATCGCCAGCCGACGCTGCACGTGATTTTCGCCGTCTCGTCGGTCGCGATGCTGCTCTCGATCGTCTGGATGATCATGGCCGACCACCTCCGCCCCTGGAAGGCCGTCCAGCGCGACTTCCACCGCGTGGAGGACCGAAAGCTACAGGCCGCCGAGCAAGAGAAGCTCGCCATTCAGAAGGAGAAGTATCAGGCCGAGATCGACAAGGTCGACCAGCAGATCGAGCAGGCCAAGCAGGGCGCCATCCAGCGCGCCGCCGATCTGAAGAGCGTCGAATACGAGCTGAAGAAGCTGGGCGGCCGGACCGAGCGACTCGACACCGAGAAGAAGTTCCAGAAGGCCGAGCTGGACAGCCTCCGCAGCCTGTACGACGGCATGGTCGAGCGCGGCGAGGAGCGCGAGGCCCGGGCCTTCCTGAACTCGAAGGTGGCCGACGCCGAGCGGAAGCTGCTGACCCTCTCCCGCGAGCTGGAGACGGCCCAGGCCGAGCAGAAGGTCAAGACCGACGCCAAGAAGAAGCTGGAAGGGGGCGTCGAAGATCTCGAAAAAGAGAAGAGCCGGCTGACGCGCGAGGTCGATCGGGTCGCGCGGCTGAAGGAACAGAAAGAGAACCAGTATTTCGGCGTCCTCGCCTGGCTGCGCAGCCTCCCCGGCGTCGACATGGCCGCCTCGCCGACGAAGATCCAGCAGATCAGCCTCCCCGAGCTGACGATCAACTACAACTTCAAGGAAGTGCCGCGGTACGACCGCTGCACCACCTGCCACCAGGGGATCGACCGGCTCGGCTACCAGAAGGACGAGAAGGGGGAGAAGATGACCCCCGTCTTCGCCGCGCACCCGTTCCTCCAGGAGGGGGCGACGACCATCGACCCCAAGGGCAACGTGGTCAAGGCGGGGCTCTACCTCGACGGCAACGGCCCGCACCCGATCAACGACTTCGGCTGCACGATCTGCCACGGCGGCCAGGGCTCGGGCACCGATTTCACGTTCGCCTCGCACACGCCGGCCAACCTCAAGGTGGCCGAGGAATGGAAGAAGGAATACGGCTGGCAGGAGATCCACCACTGGGATTACCCGATGCAGCCCCAGCGGTTCCTCGAATCGAGCTGCCTGAAGTGCCACCACGACGTCACCGACGTCCCCCAGGCCAAGCAGCTTCAGGCGGGCTACCAGCGGATCGTCCAGTACGGCTGCACGGGCTGCCACACGATCGGCGGCGAGGGCTCGTTCGGCCCCGACCTGACCGAGGAACGCCAGGTGGGCCCGAACCTCGGCCACGTCGCGTCCAAGGTTTCCAAGGACTGGATCGTCAAGTGGATCAAGAATCCGCACGCGTTCCGCCCCGACTCGCGGATGCCGCGGTTCTACGGCGTGACGAACAACGGCGCGGCGGAAGACCAGCCCAAGAACGACGCCGAGATCCACGCGATCAGCCACTACCTGTTCGCCAAGAGCACGCCGCCCGGCGACTTCGTCGACCCGCCGGCGAATCCCGACCCCAAGCACGGCAAGGAGCTGTTCCTCCAGAAGGGCTGCCTGGCGTGCCACCAGCATCGCCCCTACAAGACGGCGCCCGAGGCCGAAGCCGAGGTCCAGCTCAGGGACCGCAAGGCGATCAACCCGAACTACAAGCTCGACCCCGCGCTGACCTACGACCCGACGAGCTTCCCGAAGGACGTCCAGCAGTTCGCGAAGGCCGATTTCGGGCCCAATCTGAGCAACATCGCCGCCAAGTTCCAGTCGCAGCCCCAGGGGCTCAAGTGGCTGACCAACTGGATCCAGTCGCCCGAGCGGTACCACCCCAAGAGCCTGATGCCCAACCTTCAGCTCTCGCTCCAGGACGCAGCCGACGTCGCCTCGTGGATCATCTCCACGCCCGGCGAGTGGCCGGTCGAGGTCAAGACGGCCTCGATCGACTCGGACGAGGTCAAGAAGGGGCTCGACGACCTGGTCAAGCTCTACGTCACCAAGGGGGGGTATCGGAAGGACGGCAAGAACGTCGCGGTGGCCCTGAGCGAGGTCGACCCGTTCGTCGAGAAGCTGAGCACCGACGACAAGCTGTTCTTCCTGGGCGAGAAGTCAATCAGCCGGCTCGGCTGCTTCGGCTGCCACAACATCCCCGGCTTCGAGAACGCTAAGCCGATCGGCACGCCGCTCAACGACTGGGGGATCAAGAGCCCGGCCCGGCTCGACTTCGGCCACGTCAACGAGTATCTCCAGGACCAGCAGAAGACGGTCAAGGGCGACCGCGACGGCACCGACCCGTTCTACCAGGAGCAGCTCGGGCATGAGACCCGCATGGGCTTCCTCTACCAGAAACTGCACCGGCCGCGAAGCTACGACTACCTCAAGAAGAGCGAGAAGTACAAGTCCTGGGACGACCGCCTGCGGATGCCCCAGTTCGCCTGGGCCGACGATCCCAAGGCCGTCGAGGAAGTCATGACCTTCATCCTCGGGCTGACCGGCGAGAAGATCAACGCCCGGTACGTCGCCCGCACGAAGTACGACAAGGCCCAGATCGCCAAGGCCGAGGGGGCGAAGGTCCTCAACCGGTTCAACTGCGGCGGCTGCCACGTCCTCGACATGCCCAAGTTCGAGATCCCCCAGGGGACGACCACGGCCGCCGCGTTCCCCAGCTTCAAGACCAACCTTCGATCGTCGTACAGCGCCCGGAACACCGACTTCCTGCCGCAGCTCTTCCCCGATCTCTCCTACGATCCCAAGAAGAAGCTCGACGACCCGAACATCGAAGCCGAACTCGGCGTCAAGCCCGACGACGGCGCCGCCGCGACCCTCGAAGGGATGCCGACCGGCCAGTTCGAGAACGAGGTCAGCATCCAGCTCTGGAAGCCGGTGACTATCCGCGGCTACACGTTCAACGTCGGCGACACGGTGACGCTCGACCAGACCAAGATCGAGCGCAAACCGGGCGTCGGCGGCGATTTCGCCTGGCTCTACTCCACCCACCAGGCCGAGAAGGCCGGGACCCCCGTCGAAGCGTTCTGGAACCGGTTGCCCCCCCCGTTGATCCGGGAAGGCCTCAAGGCGCAGACCCCCTGGCTGTCGCTCTTCTTCAAGGACCCCTACGCAATCCGCCCGGCGACCCAGCTCCGGATGCCGCGGTTCCACTACGGCAAGGACGTCGCCCAGGCCTCGCGTGAAACCGAGCAACTGGCCGACTTCTTCGCGGCCCGCGACGCGGCCGAGTTCCCTTACCAGTCGATCCCGCAGCAGCAGCAAAGCTACATCGCCGAGCGCGAGAAGGCCCATCCCGACTACCTGAACGCGGGCTGGACGATCATGGCGAACAAGGGTTCGCCGTGCCTCCAGTGCCACGCGGTCGGCCCTTTCAAGCCGACGGGGGGCGATCAGGTGATCAACGGTCCTGACCTCCGCCAGGTGGCCAACCGGTTCCGTCCGGGCTACCTCGAACAGTGGCTCGCCAACCCCCGGCGGCTGCTCCCCTACACGGCCATGCCGCAGAACGTCGTGCCCCACGGACCGTTGCAGATCCCCGTCCCCAAGTCCTTCGAAGACCAACCGCTCGAAATGGTGCGAGCGCTTCGCGACACGCTGCTCAACTACACCAACGTGATCGAGCGGCAGATGGCGGCGGGAACGAACCCTCCCGCGGCGGCCCCGGCGGCTGCGGCCGGGACGGGAACGGGAGCGACCGCGGCGGCCAAGCCCGCCGGATCGTCCGAATAA